A segment of the Campylobacter vulpis genome:
CCGATAGGAAAAATAATATCAAAATTAATAAAATCCAAGCCAAGATAAAATAAAAGCGTATCCAAATCTCCCTTAATACTAGGGAAATATTTAAACACACAAAGATTTAAAATTACGAAAAATAGACAAGTTAAAAAAATATATTTTTTACGCCTCACAAAAATCAAAAGCGCAAAATAATGAATAAAAAAGGTATAAACAAGTAAAATTAATGAAAAAAGTGGGTTAATCAAACTATAAACGCAGTAAGAAAAACCCAAAATCATAGCATTTTGCAACCTAAAGCTATCTTTAAAAAACCAATAGCATACAAAAAACACTATCATTAAAATGCTAAATTCTAAAGAAAAATAAATCATAAAAAAACCTGATAAGTCCTAAAGTTAGGACTTATTTAGAAAGTAAAGTTTTGATGTATTGATCGGCTAGGTAAAGTCCATTGCCATTATCACTCATAAGCTTGATTTTATCGACTATCCCACGAAAAAGAGCCTCCTCCTCGTGCTGCTCACTCACATACCACTGCAAGAAATTAAAAGTCGCATAATCCTTGTGTGCTAACATATGCTCGACTAGATTATTAATAGACTTAGTAATGCCTTGTTCGTGTGCGAAAGTCTTTTCAAAAACATCAAGCAAAGAAGAGAAATTTTGCTCAGGCTTTTTAACAGCCTCAAGCTCAACCTTAGAGTCTGTCTCGTTGAGATAAGTGATAAGGCGTTTAGCGTGCTCACTCTCCTCACTCGCGTGGGCAAATAAAAACGCTCCCGCACCATCAAAGCTATTTTCATAACACCAAGAACTCATAGCAAGATACAAATTTGCCGCATACATTTCTTTGTTAATCTGTTCATTTAAAAGCTTCACCACTTCACTTGATAACATTAACTCTCCTTTATGAAAAATAATTTCGCAATGATACTTTAAGATTATTTAAATTTGTTTTAAAGCTTCGTTGAAATATGATTTTTTCACAAATTCACAATAAAACTTAAAAAACAATAAATTTTTTTCACATTTTTCAAAACTTAAAGTTCTATTTTATAGTATCTTAAGGCAATTTTCACAGCGTGAAAAGCCTGTGAATAAAATATGAATTTTTTTAAACTTAAACTGCATTGATTTCATTTTTTTTGATATAATCCCTCTTTTTAATTTTAAACTTCATTTTGAATTAAATTTAACCACAACGAACACAAAAGGAACATAATGATTACTAATCCAAACTCAGCCACACAAAGAATTAAAAATCATCTTTCTTATAAACTTGGTCAAGAACTCATTAAGTATGACACGGGGGGGGGGGGGGGTAATCCTCTTTCTTTAATCTTTTGCCTACTTAAAATCAAATTTCATCATAAAAAACTTACCAAATTTAGAAAAACACTTGAACTTGCAAGGGCAGATTTAGCCTATCCTCCACTTAGACAATGTCCTGATTTTAACGAAGCTTTATGGATAAAAACTTGGCTTACTTATAGACTTGGCAGGGTCTTGCTTGAATGTGATAGGGATAAATTTAAAGGGGGTTATTTTAAATTTTTCTCTAAAATCAAACAAGCTAAAAAAGAATTTAAGGTCTTAAAAGAAAGTAAGGTTTATCAACTAAAAGATGAACTAAAATTTAAAAATGAAGAAGATTTTGACTTCCTCATTAAAAACTATGCTTTGATAGAAAATTTACTTACACATTATGAGGCTTTAAATGAAATTATTGTATTAAATATGGCTTTTGTGTTAGAGCATTTTAATGAAATTTCTTTATGGCTAAACTCTAAAGAATTTAAAGAAAAATATGAGAAAGAAAATCACCCTTATCCACCTTTATTAAATCCTGATATTTTAAATGAGCTTTTACTCATAGAATGTGATGATAAACAAAACTTAAAAAGTGTTTTAAAAGAACAAGCCTTCAAGCTAAGCAAGGAAGCTTTAGCTTATATCAATGCTAAGCTTGATTATAGACTAATCCCT
Coding sequences within it:
- a CDS encoding ferritin, which codes for MLSSEVVKLLNEQINKEMYAANLYLAMSSWCYENSFDGAGAFLFAHASEESEHAKRLITYLNETDSKVELEAVKKPEQNFSSLLDVFEKTFAHEQGITKSINNLVEHMLAHKDYATFNFLQWYVSEQHEEEALFRGIVDKIKLMSDNGNGLYLADQYIKTLLSK